A DNA window from Mya arenaria isolate MELC-2E11 chromosome 17, ASM2691426v1 contains the following coding sequences:
- the LOC128224643 gene encoding uncharacterized protein LOC128224643 yields MKITVSAVFLMYLINAYVGRSNGYGYYSSGGRTIVKYNNNIYPNRDIPELAHMYCSYCQAKGWMVCVERFCESRFIPFTSYVYGSRADLALLQQTVIDICTYCRTSKIWDCVYLFCYGIPMHVRHYTTNTHSTHSGRHSQSYYGHLAG; encoded by the exons ATGAAAATAACCGTTAGTGCAGTTTTCttgatgtatttaataaatgccTATGTTGGCAGGAGCAATGGATATGGATACTATTCATCAGGTGGCAGAACCATCgtcaaatacaacaacaacatat ATCCTAACAGAGACATACCAGAATTGGCCCATATGTACTGCTCCTACTGCCAAGCCAAGGGTTGGATGGTTTGCGTAGAGCGGTTCTGTGAATCTAGATTCATCCCATTCACTAGTTATGTTTATGGTTCTAGAG CTGACCTGGCACTATTGCAACAAACAGTGATCGATATCTGCACTTATTGCCGGACCTCTAAGATCTGGGACTGCGTATACCTCTTCTGCTATGGCATACCCATGCATGTCCGGCATTATACTACCAACACACACAGCACGCACAGTGGACGCCATTCACAGTCCTATTATGGTCATCTGGCTGGTTGA